GGTGGTACGTGGGGGGCCTGGAGAACCTGCGCGCCAAGGCCGAGCAGATCACGGTGCTCGGCGACAGCCTCCTGGCGGACCTGGATGCCCCTGGAGACGACGCGCTGGACCTCCCTTGAACCGGCCTGGCCAGAGCGCCACAGGCTGATCATCGGGGCGTCGGGCCGCCCGTCGGCGCACTTGCCGCCTTCGGAGCGCTTCCGTTACCGTTGAGAGCCGACGCCTACCCAAGTCCCTGTTCCCTCACGGGATGGCAGACCCTGTGGAAACTGTTGAGGTCCTTTCCGCTCGGCCCGGCTCCGACACCGCTGCTGCGGGCGCGCCGGCCAGGCCGTCGTGCCCGAACTGCGGCGCGCACGCCCCGCTCGCCTACTGTCCGGTGTGCGGCCAGGTGCAGGACGTCACGCCGCCCACGCTCCGCAGCTGGATCGCCCAGTTCCTGGACGACGTCCTCGACGTGAACGCCCGCCTCCCGCGCACGCTCGTGTCGCTGGTGCGCTCACCGGGCCTGCTGACGTCGGAGTGGCTGGCCGGCCGGCGTGCGCGCTACCTGCCTCCGGTGCGGCTCTACGTGCTCTGCTCCGTCGCGATGTTCGCCACCGGCATCGCGCTGCGCCTGATCGGAGAGCACTTCGGCGTTGGATATCGCCCGAAGGGTGCCGTGGCGGACGATGCGTACGCCGAGGTGGCGCGCCAGAGCGCCACGCACGCCCTCTTCGTGCTCGTGCCGCTCTCCGCGGTGTGGCTGAAGCTGTTCTTCCGGCGCGCG
This genomic interval from Longimicrobiaceae bacterium contains the following:
- a CDS encoding DUF3667 domain-containing protein; the protein is MQDVTPPTLRSWIAQFLDDVLDVNARLPRTLVSLVRSPGLLTSEWLAGRRARYLPPVRLYVLCSVAMFATGIALRLIGEHFGVGYRPKGAVADDAYAEVARQSATHALFVLVPLSAVWLKLFFRRANRVYVEHLVFTLHVHAFGFVAAVAMYLMVFAPAPLKPWLQSSFQLSALVYLVLAMRRVYGQPMLRTVAKGVVLFAMHGAAVAALTFALIDLRYDPAPERQAQVAPVHAGE